tttctgtgtgaaatggcttttctgtgtgacattacgagtcatctgaatgcaataaacttgcagctgcagggtcgggatcgtgtcatctctgatatgtacagtacagtgaaggcatttaaaaccaaactgactctgtgggagacgcagatgcggaaagaaaatttgagccactttcccagctgccagaccatgaaagagaagctctctaccagtgcgttcccgagcacacagttggctgataaaataggtatgcttgccgctgactttcgacgccgatttgctgactttgaagcacaaaaaagcaggttggaactgctcggtaacccatttgctgttgacgtggaaagctcaccaccaaacctccaaatggagttgattgacctccaatgcaatgatgcactgagggcaaaatatgcggcagtgggtgctgcggagttcgcccgtttcctccccggcacaatgccccagctgcgcatccaggctgctcaaacgttgtctatgtttggcagcacatacctgtgtgaacaactgttttctttgatgaacctgaacaaaacatcacacagaagtcgacttactgctgaacacctccactcaattctgaggatttcttcagctcagagccttaccccgaacattgatgaacttgtggaaaagatgggacaccaccaagtatcaccctcaacctcaaacaagtgaacattactgtgcaatcacatatttagagtttttactcagttcaagtttaaaagttaaaatttaatatttgttttcactgcatgttacttctccttaaacaaagtgttgtttttgattaatagatttttgcactttatttttttgtatttcaatccaattatattttaaaaatatttcagttgagtggatgatagaaaattgctattattgttttttctttgaagtaaatttagcccacttttgctaaaatagaaaatatagtctactgatggtgccttgaataccggtttctttcatttaatgttcatgttatggggatatttatataaaggaaatttgtcttttgtgtctgttgaaaattaaagattactgacagagccataagaaaatattgctttatttatctgatcatattgtaatatatttgttaggttttcagtaggttcaattaggttcactagactatatgcgtcatttaaaaatttttcaatgaacattcgaacagtccggccctcgtcttgtagctgatttttttatttggccctccgtccatttgactttgacacccctgtcatagactgttctcactgcgccaagtctaggtccaagaggcttctaaaaagcttctacccccaagctataagactcctgaacatctattcaaatggctacccagactatttgcattgccccccccccctcatctttacgctgctgctacttcctgtttattatccatgcatagtcactctaataactatacctacatatacatattacctccaCTAACCGGTGATATTGACTAGTACCCCCTGTACtgtatattgttattttactgctgctctttaattatttgttactttaaaaaaaatatatatatatgggtattTTTAAACCGGCAtcgttggttaaaggcttgtaagtaagcatttccctgttgtattcgtgacaaataaaatgtgaattGATTTGATTCGATATCTTGAAATAATCAATTGTCCATATAGGGACATTTATCAGAGGAATGTATTTAAACAATAGCAGTTCAAAgaaattggggcggcaggtagcctagtggttagcgtgttgggctgtaaccgaaaggttgctggattgaatcccagagctgacaaggtaaaaatctgttgttctgctcccgaacaaggcagttaactcactgttctttggtaggcagtcattgtaaataaaaatgtgttcttaactgacttgcctagttaaatatacgTGAAAAACAGTGGTCATGATGAAAGTGTGGTCTTCTTCGCTCTGACTCTTTCCCTTGTCTCTAGTGCCACCTGGTGGAATAagactgtctctcctccctgtccctgGCCTGTCTGTCTCACCAGCGGTGTGCTTCTCTGTGTACAGAGGGAATCGAATCTCTCTTTTCAATGTTATGACTGTCCGTTCCTCTAGAACGTACCTGCCTGGTTGGTGGCAGCACCCGGGTCCTGTCTATAGAACGAAGGCCCGGTGCTGAAGCAGGTCTGAGTTTGAGTTCTAAGATCAAGTCTCTGAGTCTGTAGCCTGAACACTTTGGTCTGGAAGGCAGGCCAGGGTCTTGGAGAAGACAGGTGGTTCTGTCAGTGGTTCTTGACTGGTTCCTGTTCTGGATCTGTTTCTGGCTGTGTGTGGAGGGTCTTGTTGGATGGGGCTGACAGGGATCTGTTTAAGGAGGGGTCCAGAGGGGTGTGTGTGGTACCCCTGTACCAGGCCAGGTGGGAGTGGAGGGGTGTGGCTGTGTTGGGTCTGGTCCCCCTGTTTAGTCTCCTagtggagaggtgggagaggggtcTGGACCTGAAGACACAAGGGGTCAAAGTTCTCCTTGATTCTGTGTTTAAAACCCTAAATGGACTAGGTTCAACTCTGTTAGTTTAAGATTCTTTACTTGAGGTCCTGGGACACAACAAGCAACTCCAGTCTAGACCCCATGTTTTGCAGTTTGCTATAGTTTATGTTCAATATGCAGTGTTGACAATTTGGCAAGCGATTGCATCGGTCAGCTATTCTCTTACCAACCCAGTTGCTGTTTGAGGTGTGGCTAAACTTTCAATCCTGCACTGGGTCTTACTGTTGTAAGTCTCTGGTCAGTGTGTGATCAGACCCCAGGAAGCAGATGTACAAGTCCAGAGCTCTCTGCAGCAGTTCAACAgcctctctgctctctgtattACTGGGGACCTGACACAGAAGCCTGCCTCCCATGGGAAATTTAAAAAGACACAATCGCAAGTCCACAGCACagagcaaaaaacacacattcacatgtgttacggataccattatcctgtgtgtgtgtgtatcctgtgtgtgtttcttttctctccgtctcccctcacaggtgaaaatcatcactccccaatcagtcaacaatcaacccatcaatcagaagacacacctcctcctgtttcctaccctatcacagttccttccccatggtttaaaaaccccatcatttgtttgctctagagctcaatctctttgtaaatgccatgtttgtagagcTCTGtttttcatagatttcagtagcgcaatctctttgtaaatgccatgtttgtagatctctgtttttcgactctctctttgtgtcttaacctctcttttgttggagcacctccaaatcactttgtcatctcctgtgagtattgttttggttatggtgtttgtttgtttgctggtgggaaaagggggaaaccaagacaagtcgcccatgggcatacactacccgtaggtgaactttgttaaatacactagttagaactgggcggaccacccactgtatttttggttagttagctgttgttaaagtaggctagtctagcttaggggtgtttttgcatatttattgtttctttccttgggtccagctcagcccattttcctgctccccccattactgtgtgtttataaataaaccctgagtttgacggtgttatttcgttcacactttgtcacaactataatttgcatgagatatgttacgggtctcattaccatcccccctagactgtcgggccaaaaggggaTTCGTAACAACATGGATCCAAAAACACACAGCAAAGGCAGACACAGATAGACAAACAACCTCATACTGTAACGGCCGTtgatggtggaagaaggtgaggaccaaggtgcagcgtggtatgtgtccatatttattaaatgaacacgaaaataacaaaactaacaaagagaacgaccgaaaacagttctggctggtgcagacacacaacagaacagaaaataatcacccacgaaacacaacagaaaacaggctccctaaatatggttctcaatcagggacaacgattgacagctgcctctgagaaccataccaggccaaacacacatatagcaaatcatagaaaaacgaacatagacaacccacccaactcacgccctgaccatactaaaacaaagacataacaaaataactcagaacgtgacacatactgATTATATCCTGTGGACTAATGCTGAGGGACAAATAACATTTAGAATTAAAGTGTGAAAGGGGGTTGAAACACTCCTAATTAGAAGCTGAGATAATTACCATGTTTTTCTGTTTCGTTTTCTAGTACTTTTTCCTTTGAAATGCCgaacacctggcgactgtgtcagcgtgcatgcgcccggcccgccacaggagtttctagagcacgatgggacaaggacatctgtagtgatgcctcaagcactgcagtgccttggaccgcttgcgccacttgggaggccattattttggaagttacctgtatatcacaggaggctgctgaggggagaacggctcaaagcaatggctggaatggagagTGACTCGAATTTgtttctgttccagccattactatgttgcatggactcactctgtgtgaaataatagtgtttaacatgatttttgaatgattacctcatctctgtaacccacacatgcaattatctgtacGGTCCCTCAGTCGAGAAGTGCATTTCTAACAcacattcaaccacaaagaaaggcacctattggtagatgggaagGGAAAAAGCAGACATCGAATatcccattgagcatggtgaagttattaattacactttggatggtgtatcaatacaagcaggtttgttgtgtagtaaccaaaaagtggtaaacaaatcaaaatatattttatatttgcgattcttcaaagtagcctatgtACAGTGGTAAACATGCAGCGGAAGGAGTGGTAGTAGGCTTTGTAACGTGAGGTTCTGaaaccaagagtgtgcaaagctgtcatcaaggtaaagggtggctactttgaagaatctcaaatataaaatatattttgatttgtttaatacttctttggttactacatgattccacaccTGTCTACCGGTCGTCCCCGCCTCCCGCTAACACAGCAGGCGGGAGGCTGGGGTGACAGAGTGCaatagctagcttgatagttagcGGCACCATGTGCTAGCTtgatagttagctagctggcaCACAGTGTCACAGCAGGCCGGAGGCTAGGGCGACACTGGGTACTgtctagcttgatagttaatgacATTGTGTGCTTGCTAATTAGCTAGCTATCACCCGGCATCGCCTCCCATCTGCTGTGTAATGGAGTCTTTAAGGCTAGCTGGCTCCTTGACAAAAAAAGtattgaaactgcagtaaaaatGCAATAACTGCAATCGACAGTTATAATGCACTGTATCTGCAGTTACACTGCATAATTACTGCAGTACAGGATGCAGTATTTGCAGCATTCTGCAGTTTTactgcagtgtactgcagttacactgcactatgactgcaatctttttttgtatGGGCAAAGTTAGCACAGTGTCTTTCGCTCCCGCCTGCCGAACACCTGCCTTCAATGTTGTTAACAGAACTGCGGGAAAACAGTGCCTGGCAGACGGGTgcgaaggacactgtctaccggtGCTAGCTACCATTTTTGCCCCCTTCTGTGGGGTTTATAGGCTGTTGGCATCCAACATTATTGTGCATTAACAGCACCTTCTGTACTGGAGCACCCCCGCCTCCCCTAATTTAAAAATGTACCAATAGAAGTATAAAGAGGGGTTCCTGCAGATGCCGGAATGCCCACATTGCGGGTTGCAATTGCACCCTTCTCACTTGTTGTGGGATAGGAGGAGGATGCAGTGGAAAGGATTGATAGTAGGCTTTGTAACATTTCTGAAACATGGAGTCATTCTTTGTCTATGTGAAGAATAAACTGAATGAAAGAAAGTACAGGGAGGAAAAACTGACAAGCAAATCGTATATATGAGTCTCCCCTGTGAGCAAAATGACCAAATCATTTGACGTCCATCGGTGTCAGGCGGTGCTCACAGGGTCATTTATACACATTGGATACTGAGGGGAAAAAGGTTGGTGCTGCTTTTGGCTCATATTTTCAAGACCTGAGCTATTAATGACTTGAGTCAAGTGTGATTTTTCAATCCAAACCAATTTCAGGCTGTGTAGACTAATACTGTAAAGTATATCTACATTTACTTTAGAACAAAAATATAGGCTATTATAATGACTTATACCTGAGTTAAGCCTATAGAAATAGCATACCAAAATCTATTTATATCCGTCTATAACACACACCACTCATCGCTGGCCATTGCTGACTGTATTTAGCGTCTTAAAATCACCACATAAAAGTTCTCCAATCTCAAATATTTTATCAACAGAAGCACAATTAACAGATCTCTGAAATCTTCAAAATATGATCTGCCTAACTATAGTGTTGTCAtagcagcagtggtgtaaagtactgaagtcAATATACTTTaatgtactacttaagtcatttttgggggtatacatttttttataggAAATTGTGCCATCTGCTTTtgcttaaatagttttttttctccattgtttCCTAAATGTGACAGCATGGATAGGCATGAATTTATgcagttgtggaaaaagtacccaattgtcacacTCGTGTAAAAGTATAGATACATTAATAATAACTTTTggttgtcagagaaaatgtatagagtacaatattttctttaggaatgtagtgaagtaatagTTAAAGTTATAAGGAATTTTAATTGATTTAAAatgttacttttacttttgatacttaagtatattttagcaattacatttacttttgatacttaagtttatctaaaaccaaataattttagacttttactcaagtagtattttactggctgattttcacttttacttgagtaacttaatattaaggtatctatacttttactcaagtgtaacatttgggtactttttccacaactgcATAGCGGAATATTAATCTAGACCTACAAATCCTAATTGTTGGGAATTACACGGGAATGCAGATGGGAGACTCGTGATCAGAATACCAGGCAggcagccattgcgagtgtagtttaccagtcaaattgccagggtgaGATGTTCCAAAGTCGTTCAAtatgttatatttctatgataCATCCACCACAGAGTGGCAGTAGCTAGCTTTGGTCAGTCACACACATTGCTAACACCAAAGAAGATATTTACATCTCCGGCTATGTCGCTTTTGTCAACAAAGAAGTTACGGTGTTACTTTCCCCACTTGTTCAACCTGGTGAATTTATTTTTCTTTACGAGTTTTATCATGTTTGATTTACACAGCTAGCTAGTCTATTTGAATGGACTATCACTAGCTAGCTCGTTATCCCAACATTGATCACACTTGTGCGCGTATGTACGAAAAAAGTGAACTTGTGTTTTAATATGAACGTATTTTGCTAATCTAATTATggtagctagttaacgttacatAGCTGCTAAAGTGCATGCCTATCCATGCTGTCACATTTAGGAAACAATGGAAAAAACATGAATATTGTCTTTCTGTTACAGATAGAGAAAACAGGTTATGCTGTAGCCACCATGCTGGGGACTTCAACATCCACTGAACAGGGGGCTAGGGAGAATCCCATAGTGCTTGAGATGTGTCGAATATCCCCTCTTAAATTTGAAGACACTCCTGAATTAATCTCATCAGTGGCACCTGATACAGTCGAGGGATTCATAAAAGCCAAAAAGAATAAAGCACTATCTGAACAGGGACCAGAAGAACCGGCAATTGAGCACAATCAAAAGGATGGTCACCGGTTGACAGTCGAGAAAAGAGGTAAAGACCCTAAACATAAAGAGCAAACAGTGACTGAGCTGGAagtggtggagaaagagaggaagaaacgtAAAAAAGGAAACGAAGAGAAGCAGCCAAATGTTATTCAAGATGAAATGGAGGTACCAGATCCCGAGGAACAAACTGGAGGGAAAACAAAGAAAAAGTCAAAGAATCTTCAAACACAACAGGTGGGAGTGGATTTAGTGATTGCTGATGAGAATAATATGAATAGCCGGAAGAATAAGAGAAAACATAATGACATTGAGCCAGAACGGGTGATAGACGGTGTCCTCTCAAAGGCTGCAGTAGACGTTTCAGCTGTAACTGCGCCAGATGAAACCAGAAAGAGTAAGAAGAAACACAAGAACAGACAAACAGAACTTGAGGAGGGAGCGGAAAGCTGTCGGACAGTTTCAAGAACAGCAGATGATCCAAAAATCATAGAACTGCACCCTGAAATGGTCAAGAGAGGTAAAAATGTGGTAACTGAGGCAGAGGAGAATGTAAAAAAAAGGAAACGAAATAagaaaaaacacacagagagtgaACTGAACGATTGTCCAGATAAAGCAGACCTTCCAGGTATAAAAGAACAAACTGAAAGAAAATCAAAGAGGCCAAAAACAGATGTGGAGGTCAGCGGGAGAAAGAAAAAACACCGCAGAGAGTCAGACAAGGGAATGGCCAGTGTCCACTCTGCAGCAGATGTTTTGGATTTAGCTGTTCCAAATGACAACAGGACTCATGATGCTGGAACAAACGGTGAGACAGAGGGCGCCCATTCAACCATGGTTGAGACAGGGACCCAACACAACAAACCCTGCCTAAAGGAAGAAACTCTAGGGTGAGTAGGAGACCTGGTTCACTTGTATTGAAGTGTGAATCTAGCGTGTTTTGAAAGAGTGATTTCCCAAATGAACACAACCATTGACAGTGGGGCAAATCCACAATAATTGTAATGTATGCCcaacaaaaaccaatgattgcaaagttaaacaatcCATACAACTCTAGGCACAACAATGACTTTTAACCATTTCCACTAAATATTTTACAAACACACATTTAAGCTACTTGTTGAACATTGCAGATGCAAATGAGTGCACCAGCTGCACAAACCCTCATTCTGTTACCAATCTTTGCATCTGCAATGTTTTTCAAATAAATGTATGTTTGTAATATTTTCTGTGGAACTTGTTAGACATACATTTTAGAGTGAAATTTGAGTCCCTGCATCACTCTGTTACTGTGGAGTCGCCCAGTTGCATTTGCTGGCGAAAACCAGACATTTTGTGAATGCTGTGTACCAGAATTTCATCTGGAGCCTCTTCCTGTGGAGAGAGGAAGGcatgtctctcttgctctgtcgaCTCAGAAGTGTGTTTAGACGTCACGTGTATGATTCTCTCCCCTCACTATGCTACAGTGTGGACGACTGGCAGGCTCTGAAGGATCTCAAAGACTTCATTCCCAATGTTGAGTCAAAGTCTGTTGACGAGATCCATAAGAGGATCAAGTATGATCTTGATCGATTCAAGGAATTCCGAAGACAAGGTAAACTTCTTCTTCAGTCACTCATGGTTCAATATTTTTAAGTGTTTATCGCAGCATCATGTAACATTGTAGCAATGATATGTAAGATGTTACTGTGTTTAGAGATGTGACTGATTGTATTATTAGCATTATTTTAGCATTTTAGACCCAGTCATTTAAGCCCATGTGGAATCTTCTGTTGTTCCCAGGCCTTTCCCTGCGAAGTGGAAGATTCAATGCGCAGGAGAACGAACGACTCAGGAGTAATGTCTACGACTTCCTGTCTCTCACTGGGATTCAGAGTGGCTCTGAGCTCTTCCATCCACAGCGCTTCAAAGAGGAAGAAGCAAATATCAAGAAATTGAAGAGGCAGCACAGATTCCATGAAAGAATAGGTGTGTCGTCTTGTAGCCAGGTTCATTCGATTAGAAAACTTTGACAAAGTTTTTATCCACATT
This Oncorhynchus clarkii lewisi isolate Uvic-CL-2024 chromosome 21, UVic_Ocla_1.0, whole genome shotgun sequence DNA region includes the following protein-coding sequences:
- the LOC139378595 gene encoding transcription termination factor 1-like isoform X1, with the protein product MSLLSTKKLRCYFPHLFNLIEKTGYAVATMLGTSTSTEQGARENPIVLEMCRISPLKFEDTPELISSVAPDTVEGFIKAKKNKALSEQGPEEPAIEHNQKDGHRLTVEKRGKDPKHKEQTVTELEVVEKERKKRKKGNEEKQPNVIQDEMEVPDPEEQTGGKTKKKSKNLQTQQVGVDLVIADENNMNSRKNKRKHNDIEPERVIDGVLSKAAVDVSAVTAPDETRKSKKKHKNRQTELEEGAESCRTVSRTADDPKIIELHPEMVKRGKNVVTEAEENVKKRKRNKKKHTESELNDCPDKADLPGIKEQTERKSKRPKTDVEVSGRKKKHRRESDKGMASVHSAADVLDLAVPNDNRTHDAGTNGETEGAHSTMVETGTQHNKPCLKEETLGVDDWQALKDLKDFIPNVESKSVDEIHKRIKYDLDRFKEFRRQGLSLRSGRFNAQENERLRSNVYDFLSLTGIQSGSELFHPQRFKEEEANIKKLKRQHRFHERIGEGIPRPWHQIYIRGRKMFDGSNYKGRFTEEELHTLKKLQTLHGNKWAKISALTGRSESALEKRFAQMSANKGAWTEEELKRLMEAVRKHLVGQAEPGSGPATVRKGQLYNNIPWTDVCQTVETRHWSQCRIKWLGVLKHKMAYGQPVFSGHTKSLQGKVDLIKALNAMQVEDVADINWEEIAHTIGDVTPRYVQTHYYRLKVANVPLWQSMSFCEIIDFLNSRVLPNCEERLKVLIKSGEVVSRNDPQELFLLSEIFDNDGDYYSDVQNS
- the LOC139378595 gene encoding transcription termination factor 1-like isoform X2 gives rise to the protein MLGTSTSTEQGARENPIVLEMCRISPLKFEDTPELISSVAPDTVEGFIKAKKNKALSEQGPEEPAIEHNQKDGHRLTVEKRGKDPKHKEQTVTELEVVEKERKKRKKGNEEKQPNVIQDEMEVPDPEEQTGGKTKKKSKNLQTQQVGVDLVIADENNMNSRKNKRKHNDIEPERVIDGVLSKAAVDVSAVTAPDETRKSKKKHKNRQTELEEGAESCRTVSRTADDPKIIELHPEMVKRGKNVVTEAEENVKKRKRNKKKHTESELNDCPDKADLPGIKEQTERKSKRPKTDVEVSGRKKKHRRESDKGMASVHSAADVLDLAVPNDNRTHDAGTNGETEGAHSTMVETGTQHNKPCLKEETLGVDDWQALKDLKDFIPNVESKSVDEIHKRIKYDLDRFKEFRRQGLSLRSGRFNAQENERLRSNVYDFLSLTGIQSGSELFHPQRFKEEEANIKKLKRQHRFHERIGEGIPRPWHQIYIRGRKMFDGSNYKGRFTEEELHTLKKLQTLHGNKWAKISALTGRSESALEKRFAQMSANKGAWTEEELKRLMEAVRKHLVGQAEPGSGPATVRKGQLYNNIPWTDVCQTVETRHWSQCRIKWLGVLKHKMAYGQPVFSGHTKSLQGKVDLIKALNAMQVEDVADINWEEIAHTIGDVTPRYVQTHYYRLKVANVPLWQSMSFCEIIDFLNSRVLPNCEERLKVLIKSGEVVSRNDPQELFLLSEIFDNDGDYYSDVQNS